One segment of Niveibacterium microcysteis DNA contains the following:
- a CDS encoding arginine N-succinyltransferase, whose product MNHLRIRTAGADDLGVITALLADCGRPSGPVALADTAGESMLVAESGAGGAVLGCLRLRAAIGLTLPRYWYHVGCTVHAAKDLQLFHRQRTLLLGNNHTGASELAEIAWARSGVPLAAQAAVLNLLVQTALLLIARRRDGFASHLIVELPGPRDAAGQAPFWQGLGRQFCRLDPLLAREQFGDAWRAHAATLLPRQTVYASFLSPAAQDAIAHAAPFSRVLQDVLEAAGMRYSHHISIDDGGPVLEADVDTLGTVTAGRLWSLVQRDAAGPGVPMLVVHGDAGNWHAVIAQATLHGGRLALLPDDFARLGAHAGEQVWAAPLRSDFDAMPAGGHSAPDA is encoded by the coding sequence ATGAACCATCTGCGCATCCGCACCGCAGGTGCTGACGACCTTGGTGTGATCACAGCCTTGCTGGCTGACTGCGGCAGACCATCCGGACCCGTCGCGCTCGCCGATACTGCAGGCGAATCAATGCTGGTGGCCGAATCCGGCGCTGGCGGCGCGGTACTGGGCTGCCTTCGCTTGCGTGCGGCAATCGGCCTCACGCTGCCGCGATACTGGTATCACGTCGGCTGCACCGTTCATGCGGCGAAGGACCTGCAACTCTTCCATCGTCAGCGCACGCTGCTTCTGGGCAACAACCATACCGGCGCGAGCGAGCTGGCCGAGATCGCCTGGGCGCGTAGCGGCGTGCCGCTTGCCGCGCAGGCCGCTGTGCTGAACCTCCTGGTGCAGACCGCGTTGCTGCTGATCGCGCGGCGTCGTGATGGCTTCGCCAGCCATCTGATTGTCGAGTTGCCGGGGCCGCGCGACGCAGCCGGGCAGGCGCCTTTCTGGCAGGGCCTGGGTCGCCAGTTCTGCCGGCTCGATCCCTTGCTGGCGCGGGAGCAGTTCGGCGACGCGTGGCGTGCGCACGCTGCAACGCTGCTGCCGCGTCAGACGGTGTATGCCTCCTTCCTGTCGCCCGCCGCGCAGGATGCCATTGCGCACGCGGCCCCGTTCTCGCGCGTTCTGCAGGATGTACTTGAGGCCGCCGGCATGCGCTACAGCCACCACATCAGCATCGACGATGGCGGACCGGTGCTCGAGGCGGATGTCGACACCCTCGGTACCGTGACCGCGGGCCGCCTCTGGTCGCTTGTTCAGCGCGATGCAGCGGGCCCCGGCGTGCCGATGCTGGTGGTGCATGGCGATGCAGGCAACTGGCATGCGGTCATCGCGCAGGCCACCCTTCATGGCGGCCGCCTGGCGCTGCTGCCGGACGACTTCGCTCGACTCGGTGCCCATGCCGGCGAGCAGGTGTGGGCCGCGCCATTGCGCAGCGACTTCGATGCAATGCCCGCCGGCGGCCACTCGGCGCCCGACGCCTGA
- a CDS encoding YfcC family protein yields the protein MKLRLPNTYVLLVSLLALIALSTWVVPGGKFETTVVAGKTLVVPGSYHLVEARPQGLAALLTAPIKGFVEAALIIGFVLIVGGAFSVLQKTEAIDAMIKSVARAHSRSAWVRAAVIPVFVGLFALGGATFGMAEEAIPFVMIFIPLALALRLDTLTGMAIPFVGSQIGFATAFLNPFNVGVAQGIAGVPMFSGLGYRAICWAVATAITIGFLQWWAVRIRRTPELSPTFALDQERRKTLDLVSFEQFAGMTARHKLVLWLFAATLLGMIFGVVRFGWYIEEIAALFLVMALAVGLVARLSADELTGAFLHGAKDLVGTALVIALAKGTVILMRDGQIIDTLLNALAPLVASDSPVFAAQKMFVIQSVINFFIHSGTGQAALTMPIMAPLADLVGITRQTAILAFQFGELATAIIPTSGITVGVLALSGVPYTTWVRWMLPLQGLYLIMALVLLAPPALLGWQ from the coding sequence ATGAAGTTGCGCCTGCCCAACACCTATGTGCTGCTGGTTTCGCTACTGGCGCTGATCGCGCTGTCGACCTGGGTCGTGCCTGGGGGCAAGTTCGAAACCACCGTCGTCGCCGGCAAGACCCTGGTCGTGCCCGGCAGCTACCATCTGGTCGAAGCGCGGCCGCAGGGCCTCGCCGCACTGCTGACTGCGCCCATCAAGGGCTTCGTCGAGGCCGCACTGATCATCGGCTTCGTGCTGATCGTCGGCGGTGCCTTCTCGGTACTGCAGAAGACCGAGGCGATCGACGCCATGATCAAGTCCGTCGCCCGTGCCCACAGCCGCTCGGCCTGGGTTCGCGCCGCGGTGATCCCGGTCTTCGTCGGGCTGTTCGCGCTGGGAGGGGCCACCTTCGGCATGGCGGAAGAGGCGATCCCCTTCGTGATGATCTTCATTCCGCTGGCGTTGGCGCTGCGGCTCGATACGCTGACCGGCATGGCGATCCCCTTCGTCGGCTCGCAGATCGGCTTCGCCACCGCATTCCTCAACCCCTTCAACGTCGGCGTCGCGCAGGGCATCGCTGGCGTGCCGATGTTTTCCGGCCTCGGCTATCGCGCGATCTGCTGGGCGGTCGCGACCGCCATCACCATCGGCTTCCTGCAGTGGTGGGCGGTGCGCATCCGCCGCACGCCGGAGCTGAGTCCCACTTTCGCGCTGGACCAGGAGCGCCGCAAGACGCTCGACCTCGTCAGCTTTGAGCAGTTCGCAGGGATGACCGCGCGGCACAAGCTGGTGCTGTGGCTGTTCGCCGCCACCCTGCTCGGCATGATCTTCGGTGTGGTGCGCTTCGGCTGGTACATCGAGGAGATCGCTGCGCTGTTCCTGGTGATGGCGCTGGCGGTCGGCCTCGTCGCGCGGCTATCGGCCGACGAGCTGACCGGCGCCTTTCTCCATGGCGCGAAGGACCTTGTCGGCACCGCGCTGGTGATCGCGCTGGCCAAGGGCACGGTGATCCTGATGCGCGACGGGCAGATCATCGACACGCTGCTCAACGCGCTGGCGCCGCTGGTCGCGTCCGACAGCCCGGTGTTCGCCGCGCAGAAGATGTTCGTGATCCAATCGGTGATCAACTTCTTCATTCACTCCGGCACCGGGCAAGCCGCGCTGACCATGCCGATCATGGCGCCGCTGGCCGATCTGGTCGGCATCACCCGCCAGACCGCGATCCTCGCCTTCCAGTTCGGCGAACTGGCCACCGCGATCATCCCGACCTCCGGCATCACGGTCGGCGTGCTGGCACTCTCGGGCGTGCCCTACACCACCTGGGTGCGCTGGATGCTGCCGCTGCAGGGCCTTTACCTGATCATGGCGTTGGTACTGCTGGCGCCGCCGGCGCTGCTCGGCTGGCAGTAA